In Arachis stenosperma cultivar V10309 chromosome 1, arast.V10309.gnm1.PFL2, whole genome shotgun sequence, one DNA window encodes the following:
- the LOC130933830 gene encoding inositol transporter 4-like: MEGGPEAASKQEFTEFWKRATSSPYIMRLALSAGIGGLLFGYDTGVISGALLYIREDFVEVDKKLWLQEVIVSMAVAGAIIGAALGGWMNDMLGRKTSILGADIVFFLGAIIMAIAPTPWVLVVGRILVGFGVGIASMTSPLYISEASPAAIRGALVCINGLLITFGQFLSYLINLAFTKTPGTWRWMLGVAGLPAVVQFVLMLTLPESPRWLYNQGKENESRKILKKIYRADEIEGEIKAMREAIEQEKQEEGLIGQTLGEKMKAAFSNVAVRRGLYAGVTAQVAQQFVGINTVMYYSPTIVQFAGIASKSTALALSLVTSGLNAVGSILSMLCIDKYGRRKLMLLSLIAIIICLLTLTEVFYQAATTAPPIDNVDTLSFGANATCQAYLDAPNVSSWNCMKCLKAECAFCASTGGNHLPGACLAETKEVKAVCGEQKRVWFSDGCPSKIGVLAVIVLGLYILAYSPGMGSVPWVLNSEIYPLRFRGICGGIAAVSNWCANLIVSLTFLSLIHALGAAGTFLLFAGFSTIGLIAIYLLVPETKGLQFEEVEKLLQKGFNPCNCTNPKTDEEKASASK; this comes from the exons ATGGAAGGAGGGCCAGAGGCAGCGAGTAAGCAAGAGTTCACGGAATTCTGGAAAAGAGCAACCAGTTCGCCTTACATCATGCGTCTTGCTCTATCGGCCGGAATTGGAGGTCTCCTCTTCGGCTACGATACTGGTGTTATCTCAGGAGCCTTACTTTACATTCGCGAAGACTTTGTAGAAGTTGATAAGAAATTATGGTTGCAGGAAGTCATTGTAAGTATGGCTGTAGCGGGAGCCATCATTGGTGCTGCACTTGGTGGATGGATGAACGACATGCTCGGCCGTAAGACCTCTATCTTGGGGGCTGATATTGTTTTCTTTCTTGGCGCAATAATCATGGCTATTGCCCCTACTCCTTGGGTCCTCGTCGTTGGAAGAATTTTGGTTGGTTTTGGAGTTGGCATAGCTTCCATGACTTCCCCTCTCTATATCTCAGAAGCCTCTCCAGCTGCCATTAGAGGAGCTCTCGTTTGTATCAATGGTCTCCTCATCACCTTTGGCCAGTTCCTCTCCTACCTTATCAACCTCGCATTCACCAAG ACTCCTGGAACGTGGCGTTGGATGCTTGGGGTGGCCGGACTTCCGGCAGTTGTTCAGTTCGTTTTAATGCTGACCCTTCCTGAGTCACCGAGGTGGTTGTACAACCAGGGAAAAGAAAATGAGTCAAGGAAAATCCTGAAAAAGATTTACAGAGCAGACGAGATTGAAGGGGAGATAAAAGCAATGAGAGAAGCCatagaacaagagaagcaagagGAAGGGTTGATCGGTCAAACTCTTGGAGAGAAAATGAAGGCTGCTTTCAGCAACGTTGCTGTTCGAAGAGGATTGTATGCAGGCGTGACTGCTCAAGTCGCTCAACAATTCGTTGGCATCAACACCGTCATGTATTACAGCCCAACCATTGTTCAGTTTGCCGGCATTGCATCAAAATCTACCGCACTTGCACTCTCCCTCGTCACATCTGGTCTCAACGCCGTTGGATCTATCCTcagcatgctttgcatcgataaATATGGAAGGAGAAAGCTCATGCTCCTATCCCTTATTGCAATAATCATTTGCCTCCTCACTCTCACCGAAGTTTTTTATCAGGCAGCTACCACCGCTCCTCCAATTGACAATGTTGACACCCTCAGCTTCGGTGCTAACGCTACATGCCAGGCTTATCTTGATGCCCCTAATGTCTCTTCATGGAACTGCATGAAATGTTTGAAAGCTGAATGTGCCTTCTGTGCCAGCACTGGGGGCAAT CATCTTCCGGGAGCATGCCTGGCGGAAACAAAGGAAGTCAAAGCGGTGTGCGGTGAGCAAAAGCGCGTGTGGTTTTCTGATGGATGCCCAAGCAAAATTGGAGTGCTTGCAGTTATAGTGTTGGGACTATATATCCTAGCCTACTCTCCTGGAATGGGATCAGTGCCTTGGGTTTTGAACTCAGAGATTTATCCGTTGAGATTCAGGGGAATTTGTGGAGGCATAGCAGCAGTTTCAAACTGGTGTGCTAATCTCATAGTGAGTTTGACATTCTTGTCACTCATCCATGCACTTGGGGCTGCAGGAACATTCCTCCTCTTTGCTGGGTTTTCCACAATTGGGCTCATTGCCATCTATCTATTGGTACCAGAGACCAAAGGGCTTCAGTTTGAAGAGGTTGAGAAGTTGCTTCAGAAAGGTTTCAACCCTTGCAATTGCACCAATCCAAAGACAGATGAAGAGAAAGCAAGTgctagtaaataa